Proteins encoded in a region of the Pseudomonas viciae genome:
- a CDS encoding UDP-N-acetylmuramoyl-L-alanyl-D-glutamate--2,6-diaminopimelate ligase codes for MSLSLNKIFAHAGHDLLIRELALDSRNVRAGDLFLAVPGARFDGRSHIADALKRGAAAVAYEVQGATVLPITDVPLIPVKGLTAQLSDIAGRFYGDPSRHLNLIGVTGTNGKTSVTQLVAQALDLLGQHCGIVGTLGNGFHGALESGLHTTPNPIAVQATLADLKKAGAKAVAMEVSSHGLDQGRVTALAFDVAVLTNLSRDHLDYHGTMQAYGEAKAKLFAWNDLKCRVINLDDEFGRQLAADKRESRLITYSLEDASAYLYVRQAQFDDEGVRATLVTPQGEHHLRSTLLGRFNLSNVLAAIGALLGLDYALDEILKVLPKLEGPAGRMQRLGGGTQPLVVVDYAHTPDALEKVLMALRPHAKGKLLCLFGCGGDRDRGKRPLMAEVVERLADGVLVTDDNPRSEDPLQIFDDIRAGFSAVDNVTFVAGRGQAIAQLIASASADDVIVLAGKGHEDYQEINGERHAFSDLVEADHALTAWEVAHA; via the coding sequence ATGTCCCTGAGCCTGAACAAGATTTTCGCCCACGCCGGCCACGATCTACTGATTCGCGAGCTGGCCCTGGATAGCCGCAATGTACGTGCCGGGGACCTGTTCCTGGCGGTGCCGGGCGCCCGGTTCGATGGCCGTTCCCATATTGCCGACGCCTTGAAGCGCGGCGCGGCTGCCGTGGCTTATGAAGTGCAAGGCGCAACCGTGCTGCCGATCACTGATGTCCCACTGATTCCGGTCAAGGGGCTGACGGCACAATTGTCGGACATCGCCGGACGCTTCTATGGCGACCCGAGTCGTCACCTGAACCTGATTGGCGTGACCGGCACCAACGGCAAGACCAGCGTGACCCAACTGGTGGCCCAGGCGCTGGACCTGCTCGGCCAGCATTGCGGCATCGTCGGGACCTTGGGCAACGGCTTTCATGGGGCGCTGGAAAGTGGCCTGCACACCACGCCGAACCCGATTGCCGTGCAAGCGACCCTGGCGGACCTGAAGAAGGCCGGTGCCAAGGCCGTTGCGATGGAAGTTTCTTCCCATGGCCTGGATCAGGGTCGTGTGACCGCGCTGGCCTTTGACGTCGCGGTGCTGACCAACCTGTCCCGGGATCACTTGGATTATCACGGCACCATGCAGGCCTATGGTGAGGCCAAGGCCAAGCTGTTTGCCTGGAATGACTTGAAGTGCCGGGTCATCAACCTCGATGACGAGTTTGGCCGGCAGTTGGCCGCCGACAAGCGTGAGTCGCGGTTGATCACCTACAGCCTGGAAGACGCCAGCGCCTACCTTTATGTACGCCAGGCGCAGTTCGATGACGAAGGCGTGCGCGCCACGCTGGTCACGCCCCAGGGCGAACACCACTTGCGCAGCACCTTGCTGGGGCGCTTCAACCTGAGCAACGTATTGGCCGCCATCGGCGCCTTGCTCGGCCTGGACTACGCGCTGGATGAAATTCTCAAGGTCCTGCCGAAGCTCGAAGGCCCGGCCGGTCGCATGCAGCGCTTGGGTGGCGGTACGCAACCGCTGGTGGTGGTCGACTATGCCCATACCCCCGATGCCCTGGAAAAAGTCTTGATGGCCCTGCGGCCTCACGCCAAAGGCAAATTGTTGTGCCTGTTCGGCTGTGGCGGTGATCGCGATCGCGGCAAGCGTCCGCTGATGGCCGAGGTGGTAGAGCGGCTGGCCGATGGCGTGCTGGTTACCGACGACAATCCGCGCAGCGAAGACCCATTGCAGATTTTCGACGACATCCGTGCCGGTTTCTCGGCGGTGGATAACGTCACGTTCGTGGCCGGTCGCGGCCAGGCCATCGCTCAGTTGATCGCCAGCGCTTCGGCGGACGACGTCATCGTCCTGGCCGGCAAGGGGCATGAGGATTATCAGGAGATCAACGGCGAGCGCCATGCGTTCTCCGATCTGGTGGAAGCCGATCATGCCTTGACCGCGTGGGAGGTGGCCCATGCTTAA
- a CDS encoding peptidoglycan D,D-transpeptidase FtsI family protein, whose protein sequence is MKLEGALFPWRFRLVLGLLGIMVAAISWRIIDLQVVDRDFLKGQGDARSVRHIPIPAHRGLITDRNGEPLAVSTPVTTLWANAKEMQQAKEKWPALAAALGQDPKALAERLEAQANKEFIYLVRGLTPEQGQSVLDLKVPGVYGIEEFRRFYPAGEVTAHMVGFTDIDDRGREGVELAYDEWLAGVAGKRQVIKDRRGRLIKDVQVTKNAKAGKPLALSIDLRLQYLANRELRNAIVENGAKAGSLVIMDVKTGEILAMVNQPTYNPNNRRNLQPAMMRNRAMIDVFEPGSTMKAVSMAAALETGRWKPSDTVEVYPGTLQIGKYTIRDVSKTEGPVLDLTGILINSSNVGMSKIAFDIGGETIYRLAQKIGLGQDTGLGFPGERVGNLPNYRDWRKAETATLSYGYGVSVTAIQLVHAFSALANNGRIAPLTLIKTDKAPQTTQVIPENVAKTMQGMLQQVIEAPRGVYRAQVPAYHVAGKSGTARKTSVGTKGYAENSYRSLFAGFGPMSDPRYAIVVVIDEPSKAGYFGGLVSAPVFSKVMSGTLRLMNITPDNLPPTQQANTAPVVPLKAEGGRG, encoded by the coding sequence ATGAAGCTCGAAGGGGCACTGTTCCCATGGCGGTTCCGCTTGGTCCTGGGTTTGCTCGGGATCATGGTGGCGGCCATTTCCTGGCGCATCATCGACCTGCAGGTCGTCGATCGTGATTTCCTCAAGGGGCAGGGCGATGCCCGTAGCGTGCGGCATATTCCGATCCCGGCTCACCGTGGTCTGATCACCGATCGCAATGGCGAACCATTGGCCGTGAGTACCCCGGTGACCACCTTGTGGGCGAACGCCAAGGAAATGCAGCAAGCCAAGGAGAAGTGGCCGGCACTGGCTGCTGCCCTTGGACAAGATCCCAAGGCCCTGGCCGAGCGTCTCGAGGCCCAGGCCAACAAAGAATTCATCTATCTGGTGCGCGGGTTGACGCCCGAGCAAGGCCAGAGCGTGCTCGACCTGAAAGTCCCAGGCGTCTATGGCATCGAAGAGTTCCGGCGGTTTTACCCGGCCGGTGAAGTCACGGCCCACATGGTCGGATTCACCGACATTGATGACCGGGGGCGAGAAGGTGTCGAACTGGCCTATGACGAATGGCTCGCCGGGGTCGCCGGCAAGCGGCAGGTTATCAAGGATCGGCGCGGCAGGCTGATCAAGGATGTCCAAGTCACCAAAAACGCCAAGGCCGGCAAGCCCTTGGCGTTGTCCATTGATCTGCGCCTGCAATATCTGGCCAACCGCGAGTTGCGCAATGCCATCGTCGAGAACGGCGCGAAGGCCGGCAGCCTGGTGATCATGGACGTGAAGACCGGCGAGATCCTGGCCATGGTCAACCAGCCGACCTACAACCCGAACAACCGTCGCAACCTGCAACCGGCGATGATGCGTAACCGCGCGATGATCGACGTGTTCGAACCGGGTTCGACCATGAAAGCCGTGTCCATGGCCGCGGCCCTGGAAACCGGGCGTTGGAAACCGAGCGACACCGTCGAGGTGTATCCGGGCACTCTGCAGATTGGCAAATACACCATTCGCGACGTGTCCAAGACCGAAGGCCCGGTACTCGACCTGACCGGCATTCTGATCAATTCCAGTAACGTGGGCATGAGCAAGATTGCCTTCGATATTGGCGGTGAGACGATTTATCGCCTGGCCCAGAAGATCGGTCTCGGCCAGGACACCGGCCTGGGCTTCCCGGGCGAGCGTGTCGGCAACCTGCCGAACTACCGCGACTGGCGCAAGGCTGAAACGGCCACCCTGTCTTACGGCTACGGTGTTTCCGTGACGGCGATCCAGTTGGTCCACGCGTTTTCCGCGCTGGCCAACAACGGCCGTATCGCGCCGCTGACGCTGATCAAAACCGACAAGGCGCCGCAGACCACCCAGGTGATCCCGGAGAACGTCGCCAAGACCATGCAGGGCATGCTGCAACAGGTGATCGAGGCGCCGCGTGGCGTCTATCGCGCCCAGGTGCCGGCCTATCACGTTGCCGGCAAATCGGGTACGGCGCGTAAAACCTCCGTGGGTACCAAAGGCTATGCCGAGAATTCCTACCGTTCGCTGTTTGCCGGTTTCGGCCCGATGAGCGACCCGCGCTATGCCATCGTCGTGGTCATCGACGAGCCGAGCAAGGCGGGCTACTTCGGTGGTCTGGTCTCGGCGCCGGTGTTCAGCAAAGTGATGTCCGGCACCCTGCGCCTGATGAACATTACCCCGGATAACCTGCCGCCGACCCAGCAGGCGAATACCGCGCCGGTCGTACCCTTGAAAGCCGAAGGAGGGCGTGGCTGA
- the ftsL gene encoding cell division protein FtsL: protein MSKLFAKPLPGGSFFMLLLFIGVLVSAIAVSYSAHWNRQLLNNLYSELSVRDKAQAEWGRLILEQSTWTAHSRIEVLATEQLKMRIPGAAEVQMVTP from the coding sequence GTGAGCAAGCTCTTCGCCAAGCCACTGCCAGGCGGCAGCTTTTTCATGCTGCTGCTGTTTATCGGCGTGCTCGTGTCGGCCATTGCCGTGTCTTATAGCGCGCACTGGAACCGGCAGTTGCTCAATAATCTTTACAGCGAGCTGAGCGTGCGTGACAAGGCGCAGGCCGAGTGGGGCCGGTTGATCCTGGAGCAGAGCACCTGGACCGCCCACAGCCGCATTGAGGTCTTGGCCACCGAACAGCTGAAAATGCGTATTCCCGGCGCTGCCGAAGTGCAGATGGTGACGCCATGA
- the rsmH gene encoding 16S rRNA (cytosine(1402)-N(4))-methyltransferase RsmH, translating into MTIDSGFNHITVLLDEAVEALAVRPDGCYLDGTFGRGGHSRLILSQLGPDGRLLGFDKDPQAIATGQALAAEDGRFVVVQRSFAELGSEVAGRGLAGKVSGVLLDLGVSSPQLDDPERGFSFLNDGPLDMRMDPSRGISAAEFVNTAAVEEIARVFKEYGEERFSGRMARAVVERRDIKPFERTGDLAEVLKVANPAWEKGKNPATRAFQGLRIHVNNELGDLEAGLEAALEALEIGGRLVVISFHSLEDRIVKLFMRKLTKGEADNLPRNLPVRFEAFVPKIKIHGKAQFASEAELKANPRARSAVMRVAEKLR; encoded by the coding sequence GTGACTATTGATAGCGGCTTTAACCACATCACCGTACTGCTGGACGAGGCCGTCGAGGCGCTCGCCGTACGTCCTGATGGCTGCTATCTGGACGGCACGTTCGGGCGTGGCGGGCACAGCCGGCTGATTCTTAGCCAGCTCGGTCCGGATGGACGGCTGCTGGGATTCGACAAGGATCCTCAAGCGATTGCCACCGGGCAAGCGCTGGCGGCCGAAGACGGCCGCTTTGTCGTTGTGCAGCGCAGCTTTGCCGAGTTGGGTTCGGAAGTCGCCGGGCGTGGCCTGGCCGGCAAGGTCAGTGGCGTGCTGCTCGACCTGGGTGTGTCTTCTCCTCAGTTGGACGATCCGGAGCGCGGCTTCAGTTTTCTCAATGACGGCCCGCTGGACATGCGCATGGACCCGTCCCGGGGCATCAGCGCCGCTGAGTTCGTCAACACCGCTGCGGTGGAAGAAATCGCCCGCGTCTTTAAAGAATACGGCGAAGAGCGCTTCTCCGGTCGCATGGCGCGCGCCGTGGTCGAGCGTCGCGATATCAAGCCGTTCGAGCGCACCGGCGATCTGGCCGAAGTGCTGAAAGTCGCCAACCCGGCCTGGGAGAAGGGCAAGAACCCGGCGACCCGCGCTTTCCAGGGGTTGCGCATCCATGTCAATAACGAGTTGGGCGATCTTGAGGCCGGTCTTGAAGCCGCCCTTGAAGCGCTTGAGATCGGCGGGCGACTGGTGGTGATCAGCTTCCATTCCCTGGAAGACCGTATCGTCAAACTGTTCATGCGCAAACTCACCAAGGGCGAAGCCGATAACCTGCCGCGCAACCTGCCGGTGCGTTTCGAAGCCTTCGTGCCGAAAATCAAGATCCATGGCAAGGCACAGTTCGCCTCCGAAGCTGAACTCAAGGCCAACCCGCGCGCCCGTAGCGCCGTCATGCGTGTCGCGGAGAAGTTGCGGTGA
- the mraZ gene encoding division/cell wall cluster transcriptional repressor MraZ, whose amino-acid sequence MFRGANAISLDAKGRLAMPSRYRDELVSRSSGQLIVTIDAVDPCLCVYPLDEWEIIETKLRALPSLREENRRLQRLLIGNAVDLELDGSGRFLVPPRLREYAKLDKRAMLVGQLNKFQLWDEDAWNAVSAADLAAIQQPGAMPDELRDLIL is encoded by the coding sequence GTGTTTCGCGGAGCTAACGCTATCAGTCTCGATGCAAAAGGCCGGCTCGCCATGCCAAGCCGGTATCGTGACGAGCTCGTTTCGCGAAGTTCCGGGCAGTTAATCGTCACGATCGACGCCGTTGATCCATGTTTGTGTGTTTACCCCCTTGATGAATGGGAAATCATCGAAACCAAACTGCGCGCACTGCCTTCGCTGCGAGAAGAAAACCGCCGCCTGCAACGCTTGCTGATCGGTAATGCCGTCGACCTCGAACTCGATGGCAGCGGTCGTTTTCTGGTTCCACCGCGTCTGCGCGAGTACGCCAAGCTGGACAAGCGCGCGATGCTGGTGGGCCAACTGAACAAGTTCCAACTGTGGGACGAAGATGCCTGGAATGCGGTTTCTGCCGCTGACCTCGCTGCTATTCAACAACCGGGCGCCATGCCTGATGAACTGCGTGACTTGATCCTGTGA
- the rsmI gene encoding 16S rRNA (cytidine(1402)-2'-O)-methyltransferase: MAVFTDHEVCVLTAPGALNSAAGSLYVVATPIGNLDDISARALKILQEVALIAAEDTRHSQRLLQHFGISTPLAACHEHNERDEGSRFITRLLAGDNVALISDAGTPLISDPGYHLVRQARAAGISVVPVPGACALIAALSAAGLPSDRFIFEGFLPAKAVGRRARLEAIKEEPRTLIFYEAPHRILECLQDMELVFGAERPALLARELTKTFETLKGLPLAELRAFVENDSNQQRGECVVLVAGWTAPESEEAVSSEALRILNLLLEEMPLKRAAALAAQITGERKNVLYQVALEKQKDQ; this comes from the coding sequence ATGGCGGTTTTTACCGATCATGAGGTGTGTGTCTTGACTGCTCCAGGTGCTTTGAATTCCGCTGCCGGCTCGCTTTATGTGGTGGCGACGCCCATCGGCAACCTGGACGATATCAGTGCCCGGGCGCTGAAGATTCTGCAGGAGGTCGCCCTCATTGCGGCCGAAGACACGCGCCACTCCCAGCGGCTGTTGCAGCATTTTGGTATCTCCACGCCTTTGGCGGCCTGTCACGAACACAACGAGCGGGACGAAGGCAGTCGCTTCATCACCCGTCTGCTGGCGGGCGATAACGTGGCGCTGATTTCCGACGCGGGTACACCGTTGATTTCCGATCCCGGCTATCACCTGGTGCGCCAGGCCCGGGCGGCCGGTATCAGCGTGGTGCCAGTGCCGGGGGCCTGTGCATTGATCGCAGCGCTGTCGGCGGCCGGCTTGCCGTCGGACCGTTTCATCTTCGAGGGATTCCTGCCGGCCAAGGCGGTGGGGCGGCGAGCGCGTCTTGAGGCCATAAAGGAAGAGCCGCGCACGCTGATCTTTTATGAAGCGCCGCACCGCATCCTTGAATGCCTGCAAGACATGGAGCTGGTGTTCGGTGCCGAGCGTCCGGCGCTGCTGGCTCGTGAGCTGACCAAAACCTTCGAAACCCTCAAGGGGCTGCCGTTGGCCGAGCTGCGGGCGTTTGTCGAAAACGATAGCAATCAGCAGCGCGGCGAATGCGTGGTGCTGGTGGCTGGTTGGACCGCGCCGGAAAGTGAAGAGGCCGTTAGCAGCGAAGCGCTGCGCATCCTGAACCTGCTGCTTGAGGAAATGCCCCTCAAGCGTGCCGCCGCCCTCGCCGCGCAGATCACTGGCGAGCGCAAGAACGTGCTGTATCAGGTCGCGCTGGAAAAACAGAAGGACCAGTGA